From Bordetella flabilis, the proteins below share one genomic window:
- a CDS encoding GMC family oxidoreductase, protein MSGIGKGPQAVYDYIIVGAGSAGCVLANRLSRDPSVKVLLLESGKPNRNFWLHLPVGYFRTIYDTRFSRLFDTEGCEGTAGRNIVWPRGRVLGGSSSINGLLYIRGQHRDYDHWEALGATDWNYRSVLPYFKRSEGYERGASAYHGGSGELGVSDLKNDHPYCQAWVEAGQQFGLPYNPDFNGASDYGVGPYQLTIRNGWRSSAAVAFLRPVMERPNLTIVTQADVHRILFEGDAATGVEWVHGGTARRTRADREVILSAGAIQSPQLLQLSGIGPAALLRRHGIEVVVDAPEVGENLKDHYQARTIVRLKKKMSLNNDVRNPYRLAAMGLEWLVKRSGPLTVGAGQVGGFAATQYAREGRADMQFNVMPLSVDKPGTPLHDYPGFTASACQCRPASRGRIQIRSADPLDPPRIETNYLSEPIDRDTLAAGVEMLREIYRQPAFAGLVEAEVLPGPESRTRAHIVEFAKRAGGTVFHPVGTCRMGTDEGAVVDPSLNVRGVRRLRVIDASVMPDMVSANTNAAAIMIGEKGASHVLEEAALPALEHAA, encoded by the coding sequence ATGAGCGGCATCGGCAAGGGACCGCAGGCGGTCTATGACTACATCATCGTGGGCGCCGGCTCGGCGGGCTGCGTGCTGGCCAACCGGCTGTCGCGCGACCCGTCGGTCAAGGTGCTGCTGCTGGAATCCGGCAAGCCGAACCGGAACTTCTGGCTGCATTTGCCGGTGGGCTATTTCCGCACCATCTACGACACCCGCTTCTCACGCCTGTTCGATACGGAAGGCTGCGAAGGCACGGCCGGCCGCAACATCGTCTGGCCCCGCGGCCGTGTGCTGGGCGGCTCCAGCTCCATCAACGGGCTGCTCTATATCCGCGGGCAGCACCGCGACTACGACCATTGGGAAGCGCTGGGCGCCACGGACTGGAACTATCGCTCCGTGCTGCCGTACTTCAAGCGCTCCGAGGGCTACGAGCGCGGCGCAAGCGCGTACCACGGCGGCAGCGGCGAGCTGGGCGTTTCCGACCTGAAGAACGACCATCCCTATTGCCAGGCCTGGGTCGAGGCCGGGCAGCAGTTCGGCCTGCCCTACAACCCGGACTTCAACGGCGCCAGCGACTATGGCGTCGGCCCTTACCAGTTGACCATCCGCAACGGCTGGCGATCCAGCGCCGCGGTGGCCTTCCTGCGGCCGGTCATGGAACGGCCCAACCTGACCATCGTCACCCAAGCCGACGTGCACCGCATCCTCTTCGAGGGGGATGCCGCCACCGGTGTCGAATGGGTGCATGGCGGCACGGCGCGCCGCACGCGGGCCGATCGCGAGGTCATCCTGAGCGCCGGCGCGATCCAGTCGCCGCAATTGCTGCAGCTGTCCGGCATCGGCCCGGCCGCGCTGCTGCGCCGCCACGGCATCGAGGTGGTGGTCGATGCCCCGGAGGTCGGCGAGAACCTGAAGGACCACTACCAGGCGCGCACCATCGTGCGCCTGAAAAAAAAGATGTCCTTGAACAACGACGTGCGCAATCCCTATCGCCTGGCGGCCATGGGACTGGAATGGCTGGTCAAGCGATCCGGGCCGCTGACGGTGGGCGCCGGCCAGGTGGGCGGATTCGCCGCCACCCAGTACGCGCGCGAGGGCCGTGCCGATATGCAGTTCAATGTGATGCCGCTTTCGGTGGACAAGCCCGGCACGCCGCTGCACGACTACCCCGGCTTCACCGCCTCGGCCTGCCAGTGCCGGCCCGCTTCGCGCGGCCGCATCCAGATCCGTTCGGCCGATCCGCTGGACCCGCCCCGGATCGAGACGAATTACCTGAGCGAGCCCATCGACCGCGACACGCTGGCCGCCGGCGTGGAGATGCTGCGCGAAATCTACCGCCAGCCGGCGTTCGCGGGCCTGGTCGAGGCCGAGGTCCTGCCGGGGCCGGAAAGCCGCACGCGTGCGCATATCGTGGAGTTCGCCAAGCGCGCGGGCGGCACCGTGTTCCACCCGGTCGGGACCTGCCGCATGGGCACCGACGAGGGCGCGGTGGTGGATCCTTCCCTGAACGTGCGCGGCGTACGCCGGCTGCGCGTCATCGATGCATCGGTGATGCCCGATATGGTGTCGGCCAATACCAATGCGGCCGCCATCATGATCGGCGAGAAAGGTGCCAGCCACGTGCTCGAGGAAGCCGCCCTGCCCGCCCTGGAACACGCCGCATGA
- a CDS encoding ABC transporter substrate-binding protein: protein MKRRTFIQLAAAGAATALHAPLAYAQATQKIKVGYLHTLAVDGQLWLAESMGLWKKAGLDPEFIQFQTGLELFQSMSGGSIDVLSTGAVMSNFPARGQGKVFLINDVEFATAQLWVHPDMGVNSLADLKGKKISTTTGTTAHVFLDKALRANGIDPKKDVQIVNQRMQDATSAFISKAVPAVALWVPFNIAVRDRVPSARMLVDASKYYPDTAIVGGWAARNDYYDKNKDALKRIIQAWVQANDHMVAHPDESLELLQKKYYPNVPLSDIKEQYKAQKMFDSRAWAKLYADGTVTKWLQQVTDFFVDFASIPNAVPAAQYFDPKLYLDIVKA, encoded by the coding sequence ATGAAACGACGCACTTTCATCCAGCTGGCCGCCGCCGGCGCCGCGACCGCCCTGCACGCGCCCTTGGCATATGCCCAGGCCACGCAGAAGATCAAGGTCGGCTACCTGCACACGCTGGCGGTGGACGGGCAACTGTGGCTGGCCGAGTCCATGGGCTTGTGGAAAAAGGCCGGCCTGGATCCGGAGTTCATCCAGTTCCAGACCGGACTCGAACTGTTCCAGTCCATGAGCGGCGGCAGTATCGACGTCCTGAGCACCGGCGCGGTCATGTCGAACTTTCCCGCGCGCGGCCAGGGCAAGGTATTCCTGATCAACGACGTCGAGTTCGCCACGGCGCAGTTGTGGGTGCATCCCGATATGGGCGTCAACAGCCTGGCGGACCTCAAGGGCAAGAAGATATCGACCACCACCGGCACCACGGCCCACGTCTTCCTGGACAAGGCCTTGCGCGCCAACGGCATAGACCCCAAAAAGGACGTACAGATCGTCAACCAGCGCATGCAGGACGCGACGTCCGCCTTCATCTCCAAGGCGGTGCCCGCGGTGGCGCTGTGGGTTCCGTTCAATATCGCCGTGCGCGACCGCGTGCCTTCGGCAAGGATGCTGGTGGATGCCTCCAAGTACTACCCGGACACGGCAATTGTCGGCGGCTGGGCGGCGCGCAACGACTACTACGACAAGAACAAGGACGCGCTCAAGCGCATCATCCAGGCCTGGGTGCAGGCCAACGACCACATGGTGGCGCACCCGGACGAATCGCTGGAGCTGCTGCAGAAAAAATACTATCCGAACGTGCCGCTGTCGGATATCAAGGAGCAGTACAAGGCCCAGAAGATGTTCGACTCGCGGGCCTGGGCCAAGCTCTATGCCGACGGCACGGTGACGAAGTGGCTGCAGCAGGTCACGGACTTCTTCGTCGACTTCGCCAGCATCCCCAACGCCGTGCCCGCCGCGCAGTACTTCGATCCGAAACTCTACCTGGATATCGTGAAGGCATGA
- a CDS encoding ABC transporter ATP-binding protein, with amino-acid sequence MQHPDERIRFDNVSMQFRTPHGALDVVRDMSFSVNQGDFVSLVGPSGCGKTTLMNMAAGFIKPTRGQVTLDGKVIEGPGPDRGVMFQEYGVFPWLTVEQNIAFGLNLKHNARLGAAEKRAIIERYLALMGLADFRKAYPKTLSGGMRQRLALARTYAVHPEFVLMDEPFGALDAQTRSAMHDLLLDVLHAEGKSVLLITHSVEEAVYLSNKVLVISARPSRIREVIEIPFPYPRRRALQETPQFNALRARIHDSVMREYAAQEAQARAPVTI; translated from the coding sequence ATGCAACACCCCGACGAGCGCATCCGCTTCGATAACGTGTCGATGCAGTTCCGCACGCCGCATGGCGCGCTGGACGTCGTGCGCGACATGTCGTTCTCCGTAAACCAGGGCGACTTCGTATCGCTGGTGGGGCCTTCCGGCTGCGGCAAGACGACCTTGATGAACATGGCGGCGGGCTTTATCAAGCCCACGCGGGGCCAGGTCACGCTGGACGGCAAGGTCATCGAAGGGCCCGGCCCCGATCGCGGCGTGATGTTCCAGGAATACGGCGTGTTCCCGTGGCTCACGGTGGAGCAGAACATCGCCTTCGGCCTCAACCTGAAACACAATGCCCGGCTGGGCGCCGCCGAGAAAAGAGCGATTATCGAGCGCTACCTGGCCCTGATGGGGCTGGCCGATTTCCGCAAGGCCTATCCCAAGACACTGTCCGGCGGCATGCGGCAGCGCCTGGCGCTGGCGCGCACCTATGCGGTGCATCCGGAATTCGTGCTGATGGACGAGCCTTTCGGCGCACTGGACGCGCAAACCCGCAGCGCCATGCATGACCTGCTGCTGGACGTGCTGCACGCGGAAGGCAAGAGCGTGCTGCTGATCACCCATTCCGTGGAAGAGGCGGTGTATCTGTCCAACAAGGTCCTGGTGATATCCGCACGTCCGTCGCGGATACGGGAGGTCATCGAGATCCCCTTCCCGTATCCCCGGCGCCGCGCGCTGCAGGAAACGCCCCAGTTCAACGCGCTGCGCGCCCGCATCCACGATTCGGTCATGCGCGAATACGCGGCCCAGGAAGCCCAGGCCCGCGCGCCCGTGACGATTTAG
- a CDS encoding ABC transporter permease yields MSRSSTRAASSLGWALLPFVFLVLGWVALRISGVINPALLPSPLEVLQTFWSRLSQGELLPNILMSVQRVVAGLLLGMVAAVPVGFLIGWYAPVRRFVDPLINFFRALPPIALIPLVIVYLGIGELAKIAILFYASFFAAVIVMYEGMTQISPVYIRVARTLGATDLEIFLKVIVPMAVPHMLTALRVALGVAWATLVASELVAAQQGLGAMIQNASAFFDLRTIYLGIICIGVLALLMDLGLRALSRRLVSWQDKTEN; encoded by the coding sequence ATGTCAAGAAGCAGTACCCGCGCGGCCAGCAGCCTGGGCTGGGCCCTCCTGCCCTTCGTATTCCTGGTGCTCGGCTGGGTGGCGTTGCGCATATCGGGCGTGATCAATCCCGCCCTGCTGCCTTCCCCGCTGGAGGTCTTGCAGACTTTCTGGAGCCGGCTCAGCCAGGGCGAGCTGCTGCCCAACATCCTGATGTCGGTGCAGCGGGTGGTGGCCGGCCTGCTGCTGGGCATGGTGGCGGCGGTTCCGGTCGGCTTCCTGATCGGCTGGTACGCGCCGGTACGCCGCTTCGTCGACCCCCTGATCAATTTCTTCCGCGCCCTGCCGCCCATCGCGCTGATTCCGCTGGTGATCGTCTACCTGGGCATCGGCGAGCTGGCCAAGATCGCCATTCTTTTCTATGCGTCGTTCTTCGCGGCGGTCATCGTGATGTACGAAGGCATGACGCAGATCAGCCCGGTCTATATCCGTGTCGCGCGTACCCTGGGCGCGACCGACCTGGAAATCTTCCTGAAGGTCATCGTGCCCATGGCCGTGCCGCACATGCTGACGGCCCTGCGCGTGGCGCTGGGCGTGGCGTGGGCCACGCTGGTCGCGTCCGAACTGGTGGCCGCCCAGCAGGGCCTGGGCGCGATGATCCAGAACGCCTCGGCGTTTTTCGACCTGCGCACCATCTACCTGGGCATTATCTGCATCGGCGTCCTGGCGCTGTTGATGGACCTGGGCCTGCGCGCGCTGTCGCGCCGCCTGGTCAGTTGGCAGGACAAAACGGAGAACTGA